One Cryptomeria japonica chromosome 9, Sugi_1.0, whole genome shotgun sequence genomic window carries:
- the LOC131073094 gene encoding phosphatidylinositol transfer protein CSR1 isoform X2, whose amino-acid sequence MKPQLALRSPTPMPMLLRHLPPLHIPITASNLFLNAKPLHCLQSYGRHRETLKTVRYKCNAASDKSILFEQHKLIVEVKERLQIEHGNLPTGKNGRDDEEMILWFLKDRKFNVDDAVAKLVKALVWREEFGVENLTEESIQNIASTGKAYLHEFPDIEGRPVLVVVAAKHLPAKHDLLESQKLCVYLIEIALSRLPPGEEKMLGIFDLRGFTVQNGDLAFIKFLIDVFYYYYPKRIGQVLFVDAPLIFQPGWNIVKPWLKSYANLVDNDIGKRLWDHDKATKVWRYELA is encoded by the exons ATGAAGCCACAACTCGCTCTGCGTTCTCCTACACCAATGCCAATGCTCTTACGCCATCTTCCGCCTTTGCATATACCCATTACTGCCAGTAATCTTTTTCTCAATGCCAAACCTCTGCATTGTTTACAAAGTTATGGCAGGCACAGAGAGACTCTCAAAACTGTACGGTACAAATGCAATGCTGCCAGTGACAAGTCTATTTTATTTGAACAGCACAAG CTCATTGTGGAAGTGAAAGAACGACTACAAATAGAACATGGAAATTTGCCTACTGGGAAAAACGGAAGGGATGATGAGGAAATGATTCTCTGGTTTTTGAAGGACCGCAAGTTTAATGTGGATGATGCAGTTGCTAAGTTGGTTAAAGCGCTG GTATGGCGTGAGGAATTTGGTGTTGAAAATCTCACAGAAGAATCTATTCAAAATATTGCGTCCACTGGAAAGGCTTATCTTCATGAGTTTCCTGACATAGAAGGCAGGCCTGTATTGGTGGTTGTTGCAGCCAAGCATCTTCCAGCT AAACATGACCTGTTAGAAAGTCAGAAACTGTGCGTTTATTTGATTGAGATAGCCCTCAGTCGGCTCCCGCCAGGAGAAGAGAAGATGCTGGGAATATTTGACCTTCGAGGATTTACTGTGCAAAATGGAGATCTTGCTTTCATAAAGTTTTTG ATAGATGTGTTCTATTATTACTATCCAAAGAGAATCGGGCAAGTTCTTTTCGTGGATGCTCCATTGATATTTCAACCTGGTTGGAATATTGTCAAACCCTGGTTGAAGTCATATGCCAATCTG
- the LOC131073094 gene encoding uncharacterized protein LOC131073094 isoform X1 encodes MKPQLALRSPTPMPMLLRHLPPLHIPITASNLFLNAKPLHCLQSYGRHRETLKTVRYKCNAASDKSILFEQHKLIVEVKERLQIEHGNLPTGKNGRDDEEMILWFLKDRKFNVDDAVAKLVKALVWREEFGVENLTEESIQNIASTGKAYLHEFPDIEGRPVLVVVAAKHLPAKHDLLESQKLCVYLIEIALSRLPPGEEKMLGIFDLRGFTVQNGDLAFIKFLIDVFYYYYPKRIGQVLFVDAPLIFQPGWNIVKPWLKSYANLVRFCSAHVVQEYFAPDHVPIAFKP; translated from the exons ATGAAGCCACAACTCGCTCTGCGTTCTCCTACACCAATGCCAATGCTCTTACGCCATCTTCCGCCTTTGCATATACCCATTACTGCCAGTAATCTTTTTCTCAATGCCAAACCTCTGCATTGTTTACAAAGTTATGGCAGGCACAGAGAGACTCTCAAAACTGTACGGTACAAATGCAATGCTGCCAGTGACAAGTCTATTTTATTTGAACAGCACAAG CTCATTGTGGAAGTGAAAGAACGACTACAAATAGAACATGGAAATTTGCCTACTGGGAAAAACGGAAGGGATGATGAGGAAATGATTCTCTGGTTTTTGAAGGACCGCAAGTTTAATGTGGATGATGCAGTTGCTAAGTTGGTTAAAGCGCTG GTATGGCGTGAGGAATTTGGTGTTGAAAATCTCACAGAAGAATCTATTCAAAATATTGCGTCCACTGGAAAGGCTTATCTTCATGAGTTTCCTGACATAGAAGGCAGGCCTGTATTGGTGGTTGTTGCAGCCAAGCATCTTCCAGCT AAACATGACCTGTTAGAAAGTCAGAAACTGTGCGTTTATTTGATTGAGATAGCCCTCAGTCGGCTCCCGCCAGGAGAAGAGAAGATGCTGGGAATATTTGACCTTCGAGGATTTACTGTGCAAAATGGAGATCTTGCTTTCATAAAGTTTTTG ATAGATGTGTTCTATTATTACTATCCAAAGAGAATCGGGCAAGTTCTTTTCGTGGATGCTCCATTGATATTTCAACCTGGTTGGAATATTGTCAAACCCTGGTTGAAGTCATATGCCAATCTG